A window of Clostridia bacterium contains these coding sequences:
- a CDS encoding oligoendopeptidase F: MEKRLSRAEVPVELTWDLSHIYASDEAWEADLQRLDEDVARVAAFRGRLAEGPSALLACLQARDALL, from the coding sequence ATGGAGAAGCGGTTGTCCCGCGCGGAAGTCCCCGTTGAGCTCACCTGGGACCTGTCGCACATCTACGCCTCGGACGAGGCCTGGGAAGCCGACCTGCAACGCCTGGACGAGGACGTGGCGCGCGTCGCCGCCTTCCGCGGGCGCCTCGCCGAGGGGCCGTCCGCGCTGCTGGCGTGCCTGCAGGCGCGGGACGCCCTGCT